A window of Pseudomonadota bacterium contains these coding sequences:
- a CDS encoding PAS domain S-box protein, with protein sequence MKLRSQIFLVAFALGILPILTLVAVNLSGHIKRHEQTGLEQTRASLALKTENLAAAIEQRRQLLEIILSLPGIRAISAAAPPPAELTAQIAAWLAKDPAITGISLQNAAGSRILSLARQEGTFTPTPDSAPEPAPGTVLTVISESGADRQIKSRLFLDPQILLQEYRDSYWITPAGYYFHQPEKSFLPVETDSNALEDFQGLAALLLSAKPEVWESGSGYIVAWLPLFLDGSAPTLWIGSPVDRTAARAWKRSLIQNIVLIIMALSAIIFIVAGAIAGKIDTIRAQIISGLDRVLNHGEEFRFSWTGPKEITAMAEDLSRLATNYCTHAKARQEAEKALNENRENFLNLTNSAQDAIIFMDPDGNISFWNQAAEEIFGYTKEEAEGKAIHRLISPKLADEQEDSMHSGNTGDGPIKETIELITTRKNGTEVPIELSLSEARIRERWHSIWIIRDISERKWATEKTRLQQQQLIQADKMASLGLLVSGVAHEINNPNSISLLNTTMLAKSWQSVSPILERYYTENGNFLVAGLEYSEMREQIPRLFHELDESAKRIKAIVKDLKDYARQDSTSLLDRVNINDICETAIRLTGNLLKNSTDNFTVSLSRNIPPIKGNSQRLEQVLINLLQNSCDALENNRSAITVETGAENNTVYIRVSDEGCGVPPESINKLTDPFFTTKRNTGGTGLGLSVSAGIIKEHNGTMHITSQKGKGTTVTVSFPTSASAGSTISEEDHA encoded by the coding sequence GTTGCCTTCGCCCTCGGCATCCTGCCCATTCTCACCCTGGTGGCCGTCAACCTTTCCGGGCATATCAAACGCCACGAACAGACCGGCCTTGAGCAGACCCGGGCAAGTCTAGCACTAAAAACCGAAAATCTTGCCGCCGCCATCGAGCAGCGCCGACAATTGCTTGAGATCATCCTCAGCCTGCCCGGGATCAGGGCCATTTCAGCAGCCGCACCTCCCCCGGCGGAACTCACCGCCCAGATCGCCGCCTGGCTTGCCAAAGACCCGGCAATAACCGGCATCTCATTGCAAAACGCGGCCGGGTCCCGGATTTTAAGCCTTGCCCGTCAGGAAGGGACCTTTACGCCAACACCCGATTCCGCCCCGGAACCTGCCCCCGGGACGGTTCTCACCGTCATCTCGGAATCCGGCGCGGACCGGCAAATAAAATCCCGCCTCTTCCTTGATCCGCAGATCCTGTTGCAGGAATATCGTGATTCATACTGGATCACCCCGGCCGGTTATTATTTCCATCAGCCGGAGAAATCCTTTCTTCCCGTGGAAACAGACAGCAACGCGCTGGAAGATTTCCAGGGTTTGGCCGCCCTTTTACTGTCCGCCAAACCCGAGGTCTGGGAAAGCGGCAGCGGCTATATTGTCGCCTGGCTGCCCCTGTTCCTGGACGGTTCGGCACCGACGCTGTGGATCGGCTCCCCCGTTGATCGAACCGCCGCCCGGGCCTGGAAACGCTCGCTCATTCAAAACATCGTGCTGATCATCATGGCCCTCTCGGCGATCATCTTCATCGTCGCCGGGGCAATTGCCGGAAAGATCGACACCATCAGGGCGCAGATCATCTCCGGCCTCGACCGGGTGCTGAACCATGGTGAAGAGTTCAGATTTTCCTGGACCGGGCCGAAGGAAATCACCGCCATGGCCGAAGACCTCTCCCGACTCGCCACCAACTATTGCACCCATGCCAAAGCACGGCAGGAGGCGGAAAAGGCGCTGAACGAAAACCGGGAGAACTTCCTCAACCTGACCAACAGCGCCCAGGACGCCATCATCTTCATGGACCCCGACGGCAACATCTCCTTCTGGAACCAGGCGGCGGAAGAGATCTTCGGGTACACCAAGGAAGAGGCTGAAGGAAAGGCGATCCACCGGCTGATCTCGCCGAAACTTGCCGACGAGCAGGAAGACTCGATGCATTCCGGCAACACCGGCGATGGCCCGATCAAGGAAACCATCGAGCTCATCACCACCCGGAAGAACGGCACCGAAGTCCCGATTGAGCTCTCGCTGTCTGAAGCAAGAATCAGGGAGCGCTGGCATTCGATCTGGATTATCCGGGACATTTCCGAACGGAAATGGGCTACGGAAAAAACCAGGCTCCAGCAGCAGCAGCTGATCCAGGCCGACAAAATGGCCTCCCTCGGGCTTCTGGTCTCAGGGGTCGCCCACGAGATCAACAATCCGAACAGCATTTCGCTCCTGAACACCACCATGCTCGCCAAATCCTGGCAGAGCGTAAGCCCGATCCTGGAGCGCTATTATACGGAAAACGGGAATTTCCTCGTTGCCGGCCTGGAATACAGCGAAATGCGCGAACAGATTCCGAGGCTGTTCCACGAACTCGATGAAAGCGCGAAAAGGATCAAGGCAATCGTCAAGGACCTGAAAGATTACGCCCGGCAGGACTCCACCAGCCTGCTCGACCGCGTGAATATCAACGACATCTGCGAAACCGCCATCCGCCTGACCGGCAACCTCCTGAAGAACAGCACCGACAACTTCACGGTCAGCCTTTCCCGGAACATCCCGCCGATCAAGGGGAACAGCCAGCGTCTGGAGCAGGTGCTGATCAATCTGCTGCAGAACAGCTGTGACGCCCTGGAGAACAACCGGAGCGCGATCACCGTTGAAACCGGGGCGGAGAACAACACCGTCTATATCCGGGTCAGCGATGAGGGGTGCGGCGTCCCCCCTGAATCAATCAACAAACTCACCGACCCCTTTTTCACCACCAAACGGAACACCGGCGGCACCGGCCTCGGGTTGTCGGTTTCAGCGGGAATCATCAAAGAGCACAACGGCACCATGCACATCACTTCGCAGAAAGGAAAAGGGACCACGGTCACCGTCTCCTTTCCGACCAGTGCGAGCGCCGGGTCAACGATCAGCGAGGAAGACCATGCATAA
- a CDS encoding sigma-54 dependent transcriptional regulator translates to MHNQGNGFPATPVLLVDDEESWLNSFSLVLRSAGITNILTCNDGRRVLGILAGQPVSTVVLDLTMPEISGEELLPLIAEQHPAVPIIIVTGLDLLETAVNCIKLGAYDFFTKMTEEDRLVGGVKRAIDLGRLRHEHASLKQRFLNDTLDHPEAFASIITHNKGMRAVFQYIETVAATNEPVLITGETGVGKELVAKAIHELSGRKGKFVPINIASLDETMLADTLFGHCKGAFTGADQARPGLIEQAGGGTLFLDEIGDLPTSSQIKLLRLLQEREYHPLGSDLPKRTDCRMIFATLRSLDEIHHDQTFRRDLLFRLQTHHVHVPPLRERLDDLPILLDHFLAEAAESLNRPQPNIPRELPLLLSTYDFPGNIRELRSMVVDSASRHPGGTMSMDNFKNYIRQRTGSFSEEFAPESLGSTPFSPLKTLPTLKEASELLVREALIRTGGNQRLAAEMLGITRQALNWRLKQEQRPDQK, encoded by the coding sequence ATGCATAATCAAGGAAACGGATTTCCGGCAACACCGGTATTACTGGTTGACGATGAGGAGAGCTGGCTCAATAGCTTCAGCCTGGTTCTGCGCTCCGCAGGGATCACCAACATCTTGACCTGCAACGACGGCCGCCGGGTACTCGGCATTCTTGCCGGGCAACCGGTCAGCACCGTGGTCCTCGACCTGACCATGCCGGAAATCTCCGGCGAGGAACTTCTCCCCCTGATTGCCGAGCAACATCCGGCGGTGCCGATCATCATCGTGACCGGCCTTGATCTGCTGGAAACGGCGGTCAACTGCATCAAACTCGGCGCCTACGACTTTTTCACCAAGATGACCGAGGAAGACCGCCTGGTCGGAGGAGTGAAAAGGGCCATCGACCTTGGCCGCCTCCGCCATGAGCATGCTTCCTTGAAACAGCGTTTCTTGAATGACACCCTCGATCACCCGGAAGCCTTCGCGTCCATCATCACCCACAACAAAGGGATGCGGGCCGTCTTTCAGTATATTGAAACGGTGGCGGCAACCAATGAACCGGTGCTGATCACCGGGGAGACCGGGGTCGGCAAGGAGCTTGTTGCCAAAGCGATCCATGAACTGAGCGGCCGAAAGGGCAAGTTCGTGCCGATCAATATTGCAAGCCTTGACGAAACCATGCTCGCCGACACCTTGTTCGGTCATTGTAAAGGGGCTTTCACCGGGGCCGATCAGGCCAGACCGGGCCTGATCGAACAGGCCGGCGGCGGGACTCTTTTTTTAGACGAGATCGGTGATCTGCCCACCTCCTCCCAGATAAAACTCCTTCGTTTACTCCAGGAGCGGGAATACCACCCCCTGGGCTCGGACCTGCCCAAGCGGACCGACTGCCGGATGATCTTTGCAACCCTGCGCTCCCTCGACGAAATCCATCACGATCAGACATTTCGCCGCGACCTGCTGTTCAGGCTGCAGACCCACCATGTCCATGTTCCGCCGCTGCGGGAAAGACTCGACGATCTGCCGATCCTGCTCGATCATTTTCTGGCAGAAGCGGCGGAATCACTCAATCGTCCCCAGCCGAACATCCCGAGGGAGTTGCCGCTGCTGCTCTCGACTTACGACTTTCCAGGAAATATCAGGGAGTTACGAAGCATGGTGGTCGATAGTGCAAGCCGGCACCCCGGCGGCACCATGAGCATGGACAACTTCAAAAACTATATTCGGCAGCGGACGGGGTCCTTCAGTGAAGAGTTTGCTCCTGAATCCTTAGGCTCCACCCCCTTCTCACCCCTCAAGACCCTCCCGACCCTGAAGGAGGCCTCCGAACTCCTGGTCCGGGAGGCCCTGATCCGGACCGGCGGCAACCAGCGTCTCGCCGCCGAGATGCTCGGCATTACCCGGCAGGCCTT